From the Pomacea canaliculata isolate SZHN2017 linkage group LG4, ASM307304v1, whole genome shotgun sequence genome, one window contains:
- the LOC112563231 gene encoding uncharacterized protein LOC112563231 — MSTTMATMLALLGLALVALLGSVEGQTCEYPPCPSDYPETLCFPYWRNCDYYYNCTRGVVTIQRCPNGMDFDFYSYECVTPPTSRADLRLTCRVLVNGIP, encoded by the exons ATGTCCACTACCATGGCAACGATGCTGGCGCTACTTG GTTTGGCACTGGTCGCTCTACTGGGAAGTGTAGAAGGCCAAA CCTGCGAGTATCCGCCATGCCCATCCGACTACCCGGAAACGCTCTGCTTCCCGTACTGGAGAAACTGTGACTACTACTACAACTGCACCCGGGGTGTTGTCACCATCCAGCGATGTCCCAACGGCATGGACTTCGATTTCTACTCTTACGAGTGCGTGACCCCGCCGACCTCCAGAGCCGACCTTCGCTTGACCTGCAGGGTGCTGGTCAACGGAATCCCATAG
- the LOC112562987 gene encoding uncharacterized protein LOC112562987, giving the protein MPPRAHKVDKREVNSTFFQTKKRQAKRSPVKTKRRPQKAGAIPSSWKLLSDSAKSFILRLFDDGIRLLMLKIPKRSSEKVHRVLTDARNRVAVNLETLKVPPGSHDYISDGSTLVKLRKKRKQLDRRLKSLEESVDLQSKEVEKLESELNHLLEFKSAGKHHPLFLENFENELHLTFDRI; this is encoded by the exons ATGCCACCAAGAGCTCATAAAGTAGATAAACGCGAAgtaaattcaacattttttcagaCAAAGAAACGTCAGGCGAAACGGAGTCCAGTTAAAACGA AAAGAAGACCACAAAAGGCAGGTGCGATCCCATCATCATGGAAACTGTTGAGTGACTCCGCCAAGTCATTTATTTTACGTCTATTCGATGACGGAATACG TTTGCTGATGCTTAAGATTCCAAAGAGGTCGTCAGAAAAGGTGCACAGAGTTCTTACTGATGCAAGAAATAG GGTGGCCGTCAACTTGGAAACATTAAAAGTGCCACCTGGTAGCCATGATTACATCAGTGATGGCAGTACATTG GTGAAACTacgcaagaaaagaaagcagctGGATCGTAGATTGAAGTCTCTTGAAGAATCTGTTGATCTTCAAAGCAA GGAAGTAGAAAAACTGGAGTCTGAACTCAATCATCTGTTGGAGTTTAAGTCAGCAGGcaaa CATCATCCACTGTTCTTGGAGAACTTTGAGAATGAACTTCACTTGACCTTTGACAGAATTTAA